One Diadema setosum chromosome 8, eeDiaSeto1, whole genome shotgun sequence genomic window carries:
- the LOC140232046 gene encoding uncharacterized protein, whose translation MTSTNSFVSSSNGEEWSRVLDLYEQVLRLKASKMKQASGKSLLTLDAWFQKELPKAIQQRDEKYITHEELAKLMEWKLTRGKFRPRLKEMVKTNSPELVEGASKKAFKKLPNVGSAIKELTVLKAVGPATASAVLAAGAPECAPFMADESMLAVPGCTPLAYTDSAYKRYCEAVQKCVARLNKDSSAKWTPHQVELALWTHYMANKLDPSILGQPNGAAPKRKGTDEKGEKAKKHKDK comes from the exons ATGACATCGACTAACAGCTTTGTGTCATCCTCGAATGGGGAAGAGTGGAGTAGGGTCCTGGACCTCTATGAGCAAGTCCTGCGACTCAAGGCATCCAAGATGAAGCAAGCCAGTGGCAAATCTCTGCTCACATTGGATGCATG GTTCCAAAAAGAGCTTCCCAAAGCAATTCAGCAAAGAGATGAAAAGTACATCACCCATGAAGAGCTGGCTAAACTCATGGAATGGAAGCTAACT AGGGGCAAGTTTCGCCCCAGACTGAAGGAGATGGTGAAGACCAACAGCCCAGAGTTGGTGGAGGGTGCCAGTAAGAAAGCCTTCAAGAAGTTGCCCAACGTAGGCAGTGCCATCAAGGAGCTCACTGTCCTCAAAGCAGTGGGACCGGCCACTGCTTCAG CTGTCTTGGCTGCTGGTGCCCCAGAGTGTGCCCCATTCATGGCAGATGAGAGCATGCTGGCTGTACCAGGCTGCACTCCTCTAGCCTACACCGACTCGGCTTACAAGAGATACTGCGAGGCAGTACAGAAGTGTGTTGCCAGACTGAATAAAG ATTCCTCTGCTAAGTGGACACCACACCAGGTGGAGCTGGCCCTGTGGACACACTACATGGCCAACAAGCTGGACCCATCCATTCTTGGTCAACCCAATGGAGCAGCCCCAAAGAGGAAGGGCACTGACGAGAAAGGGGAGAAGGCCAAAAAGCACAAGGATAAGTGA